The segment CTTTGAATCGCTGGTCTGAGGCACTTCTGAGTAGCTCAATAAAACGTCCGCAGCTGCTAAACTTTCACCATTCACTTTTTGTGCGCTAATGGTTCCAAGGATAGTGTTTCCATTCAGCATTTGTAAATGGCCATCAGAAGTTAGATTAATAGAAAGAATACCTAAGTCATCTAGACTAGAATATTCTCCTGCATCCGTAATGCCGTTTTGATTTTTATCTTGCCAAATGCCCATTTGCTTCCATGCGACGTCTTGTGCATCGAGTATATTGTCTTTGTTGCTGTCAAAAACCAATTGCAAGCCTTCTAAGTCAGATTTTGCATCAGGATGCCAATTCGCAAAAGAAAATTCATTTACATTTGTGATTTGTTTATCATCGAATAAGTCAAAAACAAGGATACCATCATTAGGGCCAACCCAAGCTGTTTGTTCTTTTATGCCATCGTTATCCACGTCAAATAAGACATTGGATTCTTCATGAGAGAGTAAATTGAAGAAGCCATCGCCATCAAGATCAAAGACAATAGGCGCAGTTTCTCCTTCACTACTATTTTCACCGCCCTCATATGGGGTGCAAATAGTATCCATATATTGTTCAAATGTCTGTATATAAATATTGGGATCATTATAGAGCGCACCATGTGGTAAATACTCGCCAGACACAAAACTTTCGGGATCTCCAGAACCAAAATATTGGCTTGCACTATAGGTAAAGGTGTATACACCACTTTGATTAATCTCGTCTTCATTTCCATAGTCACTACGCACTAAATACATATCGGTTCCATTAGGTGCTTCGAGCGTGAGGGAAAATGCGCCATTGTTAAAATTGGCGATATCGAGATAAACAGAGATACTAAAATCAGAAATATTTTGAGACTGTATATCCTGGACAAGAAGCTCGTTCCATTGCCATAATCCTGATGAGCCAGGATCAACAACCATATTCGCATCAGGACTGGTAAAGGTTTGTCCATCGCCGAAATTTATTTCCCACGAGGAAACACTGATTGAAGCAGCATCGCTCGATCCTTCAAATTCTGCCTGAAGCCAAAGTGTCCAGTAACCATTTACATCACAAGCACAGCCACATTCATCAATAGAACAAGCATCATTGAGAAAACCTGTAAGACTATAGCCATCACCGCTGTTATAAGTGTTATAAATGCCCGTGTCAATATCTCCATCAGGTGTGCCCGAATCATTATCAAAATTTGGATCTAACGTAAGATTGGGTAAACTTAGATCGCTGTCATCTAGCTCGTAAACACCATTATATCCCAATACAGAAGAGGAGTTAGATCCATCAGAGTTGAATCCTGATAAAAGCACTATCGAAGATCCATTGGGCGCAAATAATGTTAGAACTAATCCATCACCATTTGGTATCTCTAGATCTAAGGTCACCGTCATGGATAGCGGTAAGTCTGCACAAGCATCTTCAACGAGGATTGACATTGTATTAAGATAATAGGGAATATTATTATAGGGAGGGAGATTAGGATCGTCCCAACTAAGACTCGTATCGCTGCTAAAACTGAGTCCATTACTGAAATTTAAAGTAATGCTATTGATGATTCCAGCTATATTGACTTCTTCGCCCCATTCACCAGGATCGTGAAGGACCACTAGAGTCCACTGCCCACTCAAATCACAATCACAGCTGCAACCACATCCTTCTTCCGTTGCAAGGCTAACGGTGCTTGGCAAGACTTCTGTATAAAAGCTTTGTACATAAAAGCTAGAAGAAAAGACATCTAAATTTCTTTCTTGAGAAAGAACAGAAGTATTGTTGCCAATGCCAATATTTGCATAATCCTCATCCCAACCATCACGAATAGAGAGTGGATTGGGGAGTGGTGTTAAATATTTATTGACTTGAGATTGACTGATGTCAACATTAGCCTCTGTATTACTATTATCATTGTCGCTGGATTGAGTTTCAGAAAATGAGGATGAATCATCTTTTGGTTTTTCAGAATCATCATTTTCAGTTTGGGGTTTTGCATTCTCTTCAGTTGTTTCTTGTGCTTTTATATCTTCTGTATCCTGACTATCTTGTTTTTCTTTTGCGGTTTTTTTGTCTGCTTCTAATTTTGCAAGCACCATCTCAACCATATCAATGGGTATGGCTTGAGTCGCATCATTAAAAGCGACGAGCGAGGATGTTGCATGATAACTATGTGTTTTTTCAACAAGCCAGTCATAGGGAGAAAAAGCTTTAGAACTAATTTGTGATATATCTGGTAATAGTATGTTGGGGTCTTTCATAATTTGCCTACTACTTGCAATCTAAAGACTGCTTTTTATCTGGCCTAGATCTATCATGGCAAATTGTTAGTCAAATAGCTACTTGGGTTTTTCTCCAGCAAAGGGAATTTGCTGCAGATTGGCTAAAATATTCTTTAATAACAATGGATTAATATGTCTTCACGCGTCAATAAAGAGGGGAGAGGGCAGTGATAGAACACTTAAGATAGATTTCTCTGTATTATAAAATTCTTTGTAATTGCATCTATTCTATATTTTTATTTATCTTTCAATATAAGGTTGGATGATTAATTACTCAAGTAAATACACTAATCTCACCATTATTTATTGGAGTGGGTGGTACTACATAGCAAATTGATTAGCATTACTATAAAATACAAGGCTTATTAAAGATGATTTTTTGATGAATTCTTTGTTTTTTTAAGGGTTTTTAATGTTGCAGGGTATAAGTATTCAAGAAAATATAGTGGATTTCTATACCGCAATTAAAGATGGCAATTTTGCAGTCGTTAATCGATTTTTAGAGTCCGATATTGTCAAAGATAATATTGCTTCTAATGATATAGCCGTGTCTAGAATGCTTTTTGCATTGAGTAAGAATAAAAATCTTGTTGTACTCAACCGTCTTTTAGAACTTAGAATGGTGCAAGATAATATTGCAGCTAATTACAATCAAGTTTTTTATTGTGCATATTATAATGGTAATAATGACGTCGTTAATCGGCTCTTAGATTTTAGAGCGGTACGGCTAGAGCTACTTCAGTCAGAGGCTAACATAGATGAGAGCGTTCTTGCGATCGCACGAGAAAAAGAAAAATTAATGCTCTGTAAAATTGCGGAACCAAGTGATGTATGTGTTTTTGGAGTATCTAAGAAAAGAAGAAGAGAAGAATCCCTTAATGATTTAGAGCAAATAGCACCATCTTCTAAAAAAAGTAGGCATTGTCTCAAAATAGAAATAGAGCATAGCGCATCTAAGAAAAGAACAAGAGAAGAACAGCATGATGATTTAGATCAAGAGAATCCAAGAAAAAGACAAAAAATAGAAATAGATGCACTCATGGTTCAGGATAACACTTTGAGGTTTAGCCAAACAAAGTCAAGTGACTCTGGTGCACCGCACCCTTCTGTGATAGAAGATTTTGAGCATTTATGGTTAGATGCAAGTGATGCTCCACAGTCTTTAACTACGCCAAAAATAAGATTTTAGAACTATTGAATCTTTAAGTTACATTTGTCAATCAATTAAATTTTATGAGTCACAATTTACTTACTTAATGGCTTTGCTGCCTATCTTTCTAATAAACCATTTCCTATCAAGCACAGCGTTAATGTTTATTTAACTATCTACTACTTTTATCTCTATAGCAATGTCAATAGTAATTATTACTATAAGAAAAATAATATTAATCTGTTATACATGCATTTTTTATTGTCTTTTATAAAGAGTTTGAATTTGCCAAGTGTAAAAAAAGAGCGTTTTTGTACTGCTATTAGGGATGGCGATCTTGATGCGCTAAACTTTCTTCTGGAAGACAAAGAAGTAAGAGAGGATATCCTTGAGTACTTTAAAGGATCTTATATAAGAGTAATTAAAGATGACCGTCTTGACGTGTTGAATCGTCTATTAGAATTTCCAGAAATACACAAAAATATTACCTTTTGGCACAATGATGTTCTTCGTTGTGCAGCTGAAAATGGTCGTCTTGCTATAGTGGATCGACTGTTAGTTTTTGATGACGTGCAAGATAGGATTGCAATTAATGATAACAAAGCTTTTTATAGCGCATATCACAATGGGCATCTTAGTGTGGTGATGCGCCTTTTAGAGTATCCATTAGTTCAGAATAATATAGATTTAAGAGATATCAATAGTATTCTTCGTCCGGCTGTTAATCATTATTTTAAGGTTGTAAATTATTTATTATATTTTTTTGTGCAAAATAATATAATTGGCGTTCGTTATGGCGAGATTCTTGTGTGTGCGACTGGTTATGGTTGTTGTGAGGTTGTAAGTTTTCTTTTGAGCTTCCCTGTCATTCAAGGTGATGCAGTTGCTCTGCATAAAGCGCTTAGCAGAGCCGCTTTTAGAGGGGGTCTTAAGAGCATAAATTATTTTTTGGCGCTTCCGATAGTAAGACAAAATACTGCTGCATTGTATGATGCTCTTTATCAGGCGACTTCAAACGGCTGGGACGCAATCGTAGATCATTTTTTGGCTCTTGATGAAATTACAGCTAATAATAACGAAGTTTTCCGTTTAGCAGTTCGGAATGGCTCTTTTCGTATAGTGAGTCGCCTCCTAGAAATTCCAAAAGTGGCAAATAACATCGTAGCTGAAAACAATGAAGCTTTTTGTTGGGCATCTAGAAATGGCCGTCTTGACATAGCTAATTTGCTTTTAACCTTTCCAAAGGTGACAAACAACATTGCAGCCAATAATAACCAAGCATTTCGTTGGGCTGCTCAAAATGGCCATCTTGAGATAATTAAGCTTCTTTTAGCATTTCCAGATGTGGCAAACAACATTGCAGCTGAAAACAATGAAGCTTTTTGTTGGGCATCTAGAAATGGCCGTCTTGACATAGCTAATTTGCTTTTAATCTTTCTAAAGGTGGAAAACAACATTACAGCCAATAATAACCAAGCATTTCGTTGGGCTGCTAAAAATGGCCATCTTGATATGGTTAAGCTTCTTTTGACATTTCCAGATGTGGTAAACAACATTGCAGCTGAAAACAACGAAGCATTCCGTTGGGCTGCTCAAAATGGCCATCTTGAGATAATTAAGCTTCTTTTAACATTTCCAGATGTGGCAAATAACATTGCAGCCAACAATAACGAAGCATTCCGTTGGGCTGCTAAAAATGGCCATCTTGAGATAATTAAGCTTTTTTTAGAATTTCCAGATGTGCTAAACAACATTGCAGCTGAAAACAATGAAGCATTCCATTGTGCCGCTCAAAATGGCCGTCTTGATATAGTGAATCTTCTGCTAGCGTTTTCAGTGGTGGTAGAGAATATTGTTGCTAACGACAACTACGCTTTTCGTGTGGCTTATGCTCGAGGGCATATAGATGTGTGGCATCGTCTTTTAGATTTTCCCGCAGTCCGAGCAGCCGTATTGGCAGAGGATAATGTAGACAAAAATCTTCTCACAATCGCGCAAGACAAAGAAAGCTCAATACGTGATCTAAACCTGCAAGAGCAAGGCATCGTATATACACTCAAAAAGCTTTATCCTGATTTGAATATTAATGAAGAGCTAAACTCTCTAAACACTTATCTTGAAGCGCGTCTTGCAAGCAAAGGCTTAAGTTTGGAGCGTAGTGAAGGAGATGAATTAACGCGTCAACTCTTAGATGCAGATCATCAAGCATGGCGTTATCTTGCACGCCCTAATCATTGGATGTCGCCTAAAGCAAGATTTGTAGAAGTAACAGAGAAAGGAAGACAATCTTCAATTAAGGATGAAAATTGGCATCTATTAGCGCTGATTTGGCATACTTTAAATGATGAAAAAATTGAGTTGCTAGATAAAGATAATAGGGAGTTGATAGAAAATAACACTGTTTTGATGGATGATGGCGATGTCAGTAAAGCAAAACCAGCAAGTGTAGCGGGGATTTTTAGCAACTTAAGAGAAAGCTTTGTATTAACCTTAGCCTTATTAGACCGAGCGCATAATTATGATACTAAAGAAGAAATCGATGATGGCGATTTGGATAAACCAAGCTGTAGCATGGGTGTATCGAAGCGCTTGGTAACATCAATGAAAGGTCTTGACGTTGCAGATAATTCAGATACAAGACCCATAGGGGTTAATTATTTAGCAGAGCGTTTTAAGGAACAGTTAATCACGCATGAAGCTAAAGGATTGTTGCCTAAGTTAAAGGCTTGAGTCATACAGAATTAGTGCAGCTTAATGAACTTTTAGATAAATTGATCATAGATACTGATGGATCAGTATTAAATGGGCTATCATCAATATTGTCATTAGAGTCTCAAGAGGTAGATGATTTTATTAATGCGACAAAAAAATATTATGGTGAGTTACGATTTTCGGCCTTGAGAAATTTATCTTATCAGGGCGTTATTCATGAAGATGCAGAAGCGATGATAAGCTGTTTAGCAACTATCCCATATATTGCTTTTTCTCAAGAGATTTATCACTTTGTGAATCAAGCATTAAAAGAACGCTGTGAAGCGATCAACGTAGATGCAGTTATGATTGAAAGGCCTGTTTTGCTATTTAGTGATGAAACAGAGTCAAGCAATTCAAGAGCGCCAGCACTTGCTATAGAGGAAGATTTTGGGGATTTACGATTAGAGGCAAGCAATGAATCATCATCTTTAAAAAATATGCAAAGGAAAAATTTTTAGAAGCTATTGAGTGTGTTTTTTCGGATATTTATAGGTATCCTCATCGTCACTGTGCATAAGTGCAGCGCATGTTTATCAGGTGTTTTTATAGATTGTCATTCATTATCCTATACTGTATAGAAGTGAAATACGGTTTTATAGAGAGATGGCATAAAATGACAGACGATGATAAACCCATTAAGATTCTAATCGCAACACCTTGTTATCAAGGCATGTGTCACGCTGACTATACACTCTCTCTTGTGAAAACTTTTGCTTATTTTCAAAATAAAAAAAACATTAAAATCGCGCATAAATTTATTTTGTACGATAGTCTTGTACCGCGTGCTAGAAATTATTTTTCTGCAATGGCATTAAGTGATAAAACCATTACGCATTTATTATTTATTGATGCAGATATAGGATGGTTGCCCGAAGATATCATGAGATTGATCTCTCATAATAAGCCTATTATTGGGGCAGCTATTGCCAAGAAAAAATATATATGGGACAAATTGCGTAACGAACATGTCAAGCAGATTTTATTGGATGATAGTTTGCCGATTGAAGAATATAGAAATAGAATTCGTGCTTGCCTTGTTGAGTATGCTGTTAATTTCGGTGCCTCAAGAGAGATTAAAGATGGTGTGCTTGAGGTTGAACATATTGGTACGGCATTCATGCTGATACAAAGACAAGCTTTAGAGAAATTATGCCAACATTACCCTGAATTAAAGATTAGGCAATCGAATCATGAGTTATTATCTATAGAGGCTCTAAATCACTTTTACTGTTTGTTTGAATTAAGATTACAAGAAGGCAGATATTTGTCCGAGGATTTCAGCTTTTGCAAGAGATGGAATGATTTAGGCGGAAAAATTTATGCCGATCTGAGCATAAGTCTTATGCACCATGGTGCAGAAGATTATTATGGTAGTATTCTTGGCCTTGACAAAACAAATAGAAAATAATTGAGCTATCGTTTTTTGTGAGCATAGATAAAAACGTCTACCTTTTCAACAGCATAATCTTCAATCTGATGTGAAAACTGAATGGATTTAGCATCGATATCTTGAAATTTTCCTGTTTTTGTATCTACAAGGTGATAATGGTGATGTGTGTTTTTATCGTAGTAAATTGTTTTTGATCCAGGAGGACTCATTGCATGAATCATACCTTTTTCAACAAAGACATTCAGTGTGTTATAGATGGTGGCAACGCTAATCTTAGGACAGTGTTTTTGCGTCCAGTCAATAATATCATCTGCTGTAGGATGATCGGCAATTTCATATATGAAATGTAAAATCATAATACGCTGATTTGTAGCTGTTAAACCAGATTTCTCAATCAATTTAGATTCTATTTCATACATGGTTTAAGATAACCTTAAAGTAAGTAATTGATATACATACATATTAAAACACCTTATACCTATATTATAGAATAAATTTAAAATTATAACAATTATATATCTTGAATAATTATTAAATTATAACTATTCTAAATTTAAGGCTTGTTATAAATAATGAGAGGCTCATATGAATGTACACCCAATTGAAAAGCAAAATGCTAAAGTAGCTAAAATTTTAAAAGCAGTTTTGGCAGATACTTTCGTGCTGTATCTTAAAACATTAAATTATCATTGGCATGTCACTGGAAATTCCTTTTATAGCTTACACAAATTATTTGAAGAGCAATACAAGGCATTAGCAGAATCTTTAGATGAGATTGCAGAAAGAATTCGTCAATTAAATGAAATAGCACCTGCCACGATTAAATCAATTTTAATGCATACGCAGTTAGAAGAAACTGAAAAACGCTTAAGTGCGAATGAAATGATTAATGATCTTATTGAGAGTCATCGTACTATCAATGAGTCTTGTAAAAAAGCTATAGAAGTAGCTGGTAAAATTCATGATGATGCAACCGTTGATCTGCTTACACAGCGTGTTGTATACCACGAAAAAGTAATTTGGATGTTAAAAAGCATGCTTTCTTCGGTATAAAAATCATGTGCAAAGGCAATATAGTCAAAGCACATGAATTGTAGAGTTCATGTGCAAAGACTATAAAGAGTGAGCATCTATAGGAGATATCATGGTCGATAATGCATTGCCTGCCCTAGGTCTTAGTTTTTTAGCGGGATTAGCCACAACAATTGGTGGCATACTATGCATTTATATTGGTAGAGAGTCATCTGTAAAAATGGGAGCAGCTTTAGCATTGACAGCTGGTGTCATGCTCTATGTTTCATTTATGGAGCTTTTGCCTGAAGGACAATTACTCTTATCAAGCTCTTTTCCCAATCTCAATGCATTATTAATTTTACATTGTCTTATACTTACACTCATTGTTATTTTCTTCTTAGAGAAAGGGCACAAAAAATGTTTATCTGAGGAAGCTTTACTTTATAAGTCCAGCCTTTTTATTGTTGTCTCCTTGACATTGCATAATTTCCCTGAAGGGATGGCAACACTTGCCTCTACATTGGCTGATTTTAAGCTAGGGCTTGTCAGTGCATTTGCAATTGCAATGCATAATATTCCAGAAGGTCTTGCCATTGCCATACCTGTTTATAAGCTGACGGGTAGCTATAAAAAAGCCATATTTTATGCTTTTCTATCTGGAATGGCGGAGCCTATAGGCGCATTGATAGGATTGTTTTTTTTAAACCAATTTATGAGCGAGGCAGTATTAGGTGTTATTCTCTGTAGTATTGCTACTATTATGATTTATATTTCAATGATTCAAATTATTCCATTAGCACGAGGAATGGCAAAAACCAGTGTTGTTACGATGGCAACGCTGGCGGGTATGCTGGTAATGGGACTTAGTATCACGCTCTTCAGCTTAAGTTAAAGCTAATTACTTAGCTTTTAAACTTCTTGGCTTGAGTCATAGCTCCCCAGCATAGCCGCGCTGTTTAAGCGTGCTCGCTTTAATAAAGCCTGTTGTGCTTTAAGATTGTTTTCAGTTTTGCCCTCCCAGATCTTTAGACAGGGATCTTGCAAGGCTCGCCCATAGGAAAAGCTCAAGTTCCAAGGCTGATTGCTAAGTTGATGGATGGCATTCAGTATAGCTGTGGCTTGCTCAGGTGATTGCCCTCCAGATAAGAAATTAATGCTTGGCACAGCCGCAGGCACAGTTCTTCTAAATACGCCTATCGTTGCTTGGGCAATTTCAGAGATAGAATTTTGTGTGACAGCGGTTTTGCCTGGCAATACCATGCTGGGCTTTAAAACAATATATTCTAAAAGAACATTATGTTTTGCAAGGGCTTTAAATACACTTCTTAATACTTCTTCTGTAATGGCTGCACATTCTGCAAGTGTGTGAGAACCATCGATGAGGATTTCGGGTTCAACAATAGGCACAATTGCATGGTGCTGACATATTGCGGCATACATACCCAAGCTATTGGCATTGGTTTTGATTGCCAGAGAAGAGGGCTTGGGTGATACTTGAAAGACAGCCCGCCATTTTGCGAATTTTGCACCTTGAGATTTATAGGCAGCTACTCTATCTGTTAATCCATCTAATCCCTGTGTAATTTTGTCATTTTCAACATTCACCAACGGAATCAGACCTTTGTCAACTTTTATGCCTGGCACAATATCTTGTTGTTCCAAGCATTGAACAAAAGATAGCCCTGAAGTTGTTTTTTGTTGCAGGCTTTCTTCAAATAAAATGATGCCTGAGATATATTGTGATAAACCTGGGGTTGTAAATAATAACTCACGGTAAGCACGTCTATTTTCTTCTGTTGGTTCAAGGCGAATACTTTCAAATCGCTTGGTAATGGTTGCCAAACTTTCATCAGCGGCTAATATACCTTTGGCTGGCTGTATGATTTTATTAATAATTTCTGAAAGATGTCTTGCATTCACTGTGTTCATAGCAACCCCTATCTGCAAATAAATATAGATTTTATATATCCTTCACAGATGAATCTTACCCGTTGTTTTATAAAAAGTATAAGATATATTATAGTCACATCGGCGTAAATGAGGATTACGAAAAGGTGATGCCCTCCGATGGCTCATGTGCGAAGACTAATACCTACTGTCCCCTGAATGCTTATTTTGGTCGGATATTCATATATTTTTTTGCTTAATACTCTATATTATCGGATTGATAAAAAAAGATATATTTGGTTATTGATATGAAAGAATTCATACGAACATGTGCAGAAAAAATAGGTGTTTTGGATCCAGTTATGGAGCCTGTTTGTGAGCATATCAGTGATTTTCTCTGTCAGTATACAGAGGGAACGCATAAATTAAATGATTATTTACCAAGCCGTTTATTTGATGCTACAGATTCTATTATTGATTGGTCTTATGAAAATCCTTGGGCTGTTGCTAAAAATGTATTATCTGCTGTAGGCATAGGATATTACCTTTATAATAATATAAAAAACGATAAAACATTAAGCTTTGCACTTTCCTATGAGTCTATCTATGGTAGACGGAAGGGTAATGCACATAAACCTGAAGCGCCTGTTTCTTCTGTACTGAATAAACTTAGTAGCTCGAAAAACACAGGATTATCTTTTGATCTTGATGCAATGAAGAAGCCCAATATTTTTGATTTTAAAGATAATATTGAGGTAACAGCTCTTATTAAAATATATGAAAAAGTATATACTGATGAGCATGGTGCAGAGAGTTGTTTAGGTGTGTTTAATCGTAGACCTATCTTAAAATTAGAAAACGATGGTATTTTCCAAGCTGTTACATATGTTGCTGTCGATGCCTCATTTCCAGATAAACAAACTGTGAGTGAGAGCTTAAATGATTGGCTTATGAATATGCTGGCTTTTTGTGTTGTAACAAATCAAGCCATGCTGCCCCTTGAGTTTAGAACTATGATGATGATAAATCATAGCAATGCACATTGGACTGTGTTAAATGCCTCTTTAAAAACGAATGAAGCAACACAAAGCTTTTTTCAAGAAGCAAAAAGAAGGTATTCTCATTTGTTTGCCTACCAACGTGATGGCATCATCAATAACTATTTAGATATTAATAATGCTAAAAATATAATGATGACTATGCTTTCTGAGCCTAGCGCACCTGCATTATCATTTGCAGAGATTGAGTTGGTGCATCATGATTCTATAAATCATAGTGGTTGTCATATATTAGTAGGAAGTTCTTTGGCAACATTTAAAACACTTTTTGAAAATACAAACTATTTTTACGAAGAGGTACCACAACAGCGTGGTAATACCTGTGCAGATCATGCCGTCTACATGGGAATGTCTAGCAGTTTGTTTAATATTCCCGTCACAGAGGCAAATTCATCTGAATTAAGATCTTTGACAGAAGCGGTGCATCCAAGAGTTGAGACTCAAAGAATATTGGAGGAGCAATACCAATCTTATATTGAATTTGAGGTGCAATCTGAAGATGCCGAGAAGGTCAAACGTTTGTTAGGAATGTAGCGTGCTAGATCTTCAGATCTTCTTTTTAGTCAAAGTGGGGGGCGATGCTGTCTTGACCAAGCTTAAATTTTCCTCAGTGCTCTCAACTGGTGCATGATCTTCACTTAAAACTCCCGCACTGACTCGCTGAAAGAGTAACAGCATGCTTTGTGATTCGTTACTGGGTAAGAAATTACCATCTGCGAAGACTTCAAGCATAGATGTTTTTTTAGATTTTGGGGCAGGCGCTTTTAACATTTTAGAACACTTATAC is part of the Candidatus Berkiella cookevillensis genome and harbors:
- a CDS encoding Fur family transcriptional regulator, producing the protein MYEIESKLIEKSGLTATNQRIMILHFIYEIADHPTADDIIDWTQKHCPKISVATIYNTLNVFVEKGMIHAMSPPGSKTIYYDKNTHHHYHLVDTKTGKFQDIDAKSIQFSHQIEDYAVEKVDVFIYAHKKR
- a CDS encoding ankyrin repeat domain-containing protein — translated: MPSVKKERFCTAIRDGDLDALNFLLEDKEVREDILEYFKGSYIRVIKDDRLDVLNRLLEFPEIHKNITFWHNDVLRCAAENGRLAIVDRLLVFDDVQDRIAINDNKAFYSAYHNGHLSVVMRLLEYPLVQNNIDLRDINSILRPAVNHYFKVVNYLLYFFVQNNIIGVRYGEILVCATGYGCCEVVSFLLSFPVIQGDAVALHKALSRAAFRGGLKSINYFLALPIVRQNTAALYDALYQATSNGWDAIVDHFLALDEITANNNEVFRLAVRNGSFRIVSRLLEIPKVANNIVAENNEAFCWASRNGRLDIANLLLTFPKVTNNIAANNNQAFRWAAQNGHLEIIKLLLAFPDVANNIAAENNEAFCWASRNGRLDIANLLLIFLKVENNITANNNQAFRWAAKNGHLDMVKLLLTFPDVVNNIAAENNEAFRWAAQNGHLEIIKLLLTFPDVANNIAANNNEAFRWAAKNGHLEIIKLFLEFPDVLNNIAAENNEAFHCAAQNGRLDIVNLLLAFSVVVENIVANDNYAFRVAYARGHIDVWHRLLDFPAVRAAVLAEDNVDKNLLTIAQDKESSIRDLNLQEQGIVYTLKKLYPDLNINEELNSLNTYLEARLASKGLSLERSEGDELTRQLLDADHQAWRYLARPNHWMSPKARFVEVTEKGRQSSIKDENWHLLALIWHTLNDEKIELLDKDNRELIENNTVLMDDGDVSKAKPASVAGIFSNLRESFVLTLALLDRAHNYDTKEEIDDGDLDKPSCSMGVSKRLVTSMKGLDVADNSDTRPIGVNYLAERFKEQLITHEAKGLLPKLKA
- a CDS encoding Dps family protein, whose translation is MNVHPIEKQNAKVAKILKAVLADTFVLYLKTLNYHWHVTGNSFYSLHKLFEEQYKALAESLDEIAERIRQLNEIAPATIKSILMHTQLEETEKRLSANEMINDLIESHRTINESCKKAIEVAGKIHDDATVDLLTQRVVYHEKVIWMLKSMLSSV
- a CDS encoding class I fructose-bisphosphate aldolase, giving the protein MNTVNARHLSEIINKIIQPAKGILAADESLATITKRFESIRLEPTEENRRAYRELLFTTPGLSQYISGIILFEESLQQKTTSGLSFVQCLEQQDIVPGIKVDKGLIPLVNVENDKITQGLDGLTDRVAAYKSQGAKFAKWRAVFQVSPKPSSLAIKTNANSLGMYAAICQHHAIVPIVEPEILIDGSHTLAECAAITEEVLRSVFKALAKHNVLLEYIVLKPSMVLPGKTAVTQNSISEIAQATIGVFRRTVPAAVPSINFLSGGQSPEQATAILNAIHQLSNQPWNLSFSYGRALQDPCLKIWEGKTENNLKAQQALLKRARLNSAAMLGSYDSSQEV
- a CDS encoding ZIP family metal transporter translates to MVDNALPALGLSFLAGLATTIGGILCIYIGRESSVKMGAALALTAGVMLYVSFMELLPEGQLLLSSSFPNLNALLILHCLILTLIVIFFLEKGHKKCLSEEALLYKSSLFIVVSLTLHNFPEGMATLASTLADFKLGLVSAFAIAMHNIPEGLAIAIPVYKLTGSYKKAIFYAFLSGMAEPIGALIGLFFLNQFMSEAVLGVILCSIATIMIYISMIQIIPLARGMAKTSVVTMATLAGMLVMGLSITLFSLS